In Massilia forsythiae, one DNA window encodes the following:
- a CDS encoding PAS domain-containing sensor histidine kinase, producing METNNRSLRREFARLDNGWPESYAWAIEQMPCPAYCCSHDGAVIHRNASAKRIWGETQHSAQTSRWDGFAALRDLDGQPLDKDDSPAALAAAGDSPVPTELLALCQDGQLRRVVIHAKPVFDEQGAIMGALCCLTDVSEKRRLQERALGAANARDDFLGMLAHELRNPLAPIMSIAGALQLSNADPKIAKMATIVQRQTKQLARFITDLLDASRVDCFCDLQVEIRVCTEDDILALALDAVEPEVRARKQRLVVEVNDRDASLRCDPERVAQALGNVLRNASAFTPDGEEICLRVFVEGDVLRVEVVDCGAGIAAEDLPHVFEPFERRAVAPGRAPEGAGLGLTIAKGVCEAHGGSIDVRSAGLGLGTTVSLALPVAVGAV from the coding sequence ATGGAAACCAACAATCGTTCGCTTCGGCGCGAATTTGCCCGTTTGGACAACGGGTGGCCAGAGTCCTACGCTTGGGCCATCGAACAAATGCCTTGTCCCGCTTATTGTTGTTCGCATGACGGCGCCGTCATCCACCGCAACGCCTCGGCCAAACGGATTTGGGGAGAGACGCAGCACAGCGCCCAAACTTCGCGCTGGGATGGATTCGCGGCGCTGCGCGATCTCGACGGCCAGCCCCTCGACAAAGACGACAGCCCCGCGGCGTTGGCCGCCGCGGGCGACTCCCCCGTCCCCACCGAATTGCTCGCCCTGTGCCAGGACGGACAGCTTCGGCGCGTGGTGATCCACGCCAAGCCCGTCTTCGACGAGCAAGGCGCGATCATGGGCGCGCTTTGCTGCCTCACCGACGTCAGCGAAAAGCGTCGCCTCCAAGAGCGCGCTCTTGGCGCGGCCAACGCTCGAGATGATTTCTTGGGCATGCTGGCGCACGAACTGCGAAACCCGTTGGCGCCGATCATGAGCATCGCCGGAGCGTTGCAGCTGTCGAACGCCGATCCCAAAATCGCCAAGATGGCCACCATCGTGCAACGGCAGACCAAGCAGCTGGCGCGCTTCATCACCGACTTGCTCGACGCTTCCCGCGTCGACTGCTTCTGCGATCTGCAGGTGGAGATTCGCGTCTGCACCGAAGACGACATCCTCGCTTTGGCGCTCGACGCGGTCGAGCCCGAAGTGCGCGCGCGCAAGCAGCGTTTGGTCGTCGAGGTCAACGACCGCGACGCGTCGCTGCGCTGCGACCCGGAGCGCGTCGCCCAAGCGTTGGGCAATGTGCTGCGCAACGCCAGCGCGTTCACGCCCGATGGCGAAGAGATTTGCCTGAGGGTGTTCGTCGAAGGCGACGTGCTGCGCGTTGAAGTGGTCGACTGCGGCGCGGGCATCGCCGCCGAAGATCTGCCGCACGTCTTCGAGCCGTTCGAGCGCCGCGCCGTGGCGCCGGGCCGGGCTCCCGAGGGAGCCGGCCTGGGGCTCACCATCGCCAAGGGCGTATGCGAAGCGCACGGCGGCTCGATCGACGTGCGCAGCGCCGGACTGGGGTTGGGGACCACCGTGTCCCTGGCTTTGCCTGTCGCCGTTGGCGCGGTTTGA
- a CDS encoding DUF4755 domain-containing protein, translating to MIVSALVPFADGGFAKLVTLAVGWAPAGFLAWFAMNRAKRRQALHQQMLAAIGVAGDRGFDHAEEGTGIALNQAKRVVAVLADGSYREYRYEQVRQWSIREERAGAVVPAFGVASGVAAAGANARMARDALANTGLFLTVKDVDRPGWRVAMKDARTRERWMELLRQEINEGGVAA from the coding sequence GTGATCGTGTCCGCATTGGTTCCGTTCGCCGACGGCGGATTCGCCAAGCTTGTGACGCTGGCGGTGGGCTGGGCGCCGGCTGGATTCTTGGCGTGGTTCGCCATGAATCGGGCAAAGCGCCGCCAAGCGCTTCACCAACAAATGCTCGCGGCCATTGGAGTCGCAGGAGACCGCGGGTTCGACCACGCGGAGGAAGGCACGGGGATCGCGCTCAACCAGGCGAAACGCGTCGTGGCCGTCCTGGCCGACGGCTCGTATCGAGAATACCGCTATGAGCAAGTTCGTCAGTGGTCGATTCGCGAAGAGCGCGCCGGGGCAGTCGTCCCTGCTTTCGGCGTCGCCAGCGGCGTCGCGGCGGCCGGGGCGAACGCTCGCATGGCGCGGGACGCGCTCGCGAACACCGGGCTGTTTTTGACCGTGAAAGATGTCGACCGGCCTGGATGGCGCGTCGCGATGAAGGACGCGCGGACTCGCGAGCGCTGGATGGAGCTGCTGCGGCAGGAGATCAACGAAGGCGGCGTGGCCGCTTGA
- a CDS encoding helix-turn-helix domain-containing protein: protein MESNFNAPRRDEPNADALRIRKAIGQSIARARQDANLTQESVAEMLGIGPEAVSRLERGVGSITAERLVVLAQMFGCRSDQLLLGASERPEDQAGALWAMLDGLSITDRDFVLGSVDQLVAHLRRRAEKNRV, encoded by the coding sequence ATGGAATCAAACTTCAACGCGCCGCGGCGCGACGAGCCCAACGCGGACGCGTTGCGCATTCGCAAAGCGATCGGGCAATCCATTGCCCGAGCAAGGCAGGACGCAAATTTGACGCAAGAAAGTGTCGCGGAGATGTTGGGGATTGGGCCCGAGGCGGTGTCGCGACTTGAGCGCGGCGTCGGCTCCATCACGGCGGAGCGCTTGGTGGTGTTGGCCCAGATGTTTGGGTGCCGATCCGACCAACTGTTGTTGGGCGCGAGCGAGCGTCCCGAAGATCAGGCCGGAGCGTTGTGGGCCATGCTTGACGGACTCTCAATCACGGATCGCGACTTCGTCCTTGGCAGCGTGGATCAATTGGTCGCCCATTTGCGGCGACGGGCAGAAAAAAACAGAGTCTAA
- a CDS encoding Dyp-type peroxidase — MRLALFYQNAMFNIQSTIMLPRFFFDDAVSMFSRKTYLGQYLLANVFTTSILHKPSPALCHKGDAMPLEMNKPFSWKKALEGADDNALAGTAMLNDLQGNILKSHGRMHSVNMFLAFDPDRREQALTFIRQIGREVTSSMHQLITTDLFKAGQTNSGPYIGFFLTSKGYDVLRKEEAKPEDDAFRQGMDGRPLGDPNRERWDPTFTRNIHALLILAADNEERQKELHKIYQNRINDTDAAVEEIGWEIGSPQLNDDGNPLEHFGYVDGRSQPLALVEDIEREKNENGGIGKWDPSIPLNQLLVRCPGGQSDLSFGSYFVFRKLEQNVKGFKEAEKELGHTLGDIDERAGASVVGRFENGTPVAKFDDEQPVKVRGNAGVLNNFNYTGDEDGLKCPFAAHIRKTNPRSDEKNSKSMLMARRGVTYGNRTDGPNDDNMDTKPTTNVGLLFMAYQSSIENQFEATQTRANKPIFNEHHTGIDPVIGVAVIENAGLTKDDQNKQIYPKIWGKELSKPTEFFGFVKMKGGEYFFAPSISFLRSI, encoded by the coding sequence ATGCGTCTTGCATTGTTTTACCAAAACGCAATGTTCAATATCCAATCGACGATAATGCTTCCAAGATTTTTCTTCGATGATGCAGTGAGCATGTTTTCGCGGAAAACTTATCTCGGCCAATATCTCCTTGCCAACGTATTTACGACATCTATACTGCATAAGCCAAGCCCGGCCTTATGTCATAAAGGGGATGCCATGCCACTCGAAATGAACAAGCCTTTTTCTTGGAAGAAAGCCCTTGAAGGCGCAGACGACAATGCATTGGCGGGCACCGCCATGCTCAACGATTTGCAGGGGAACATACTTAAAAGCCACGGCCGCATGCACAGCGTCAACATGTTCTTGGCTTTCGATCCAGATCGACGAGAGCAAGCGTTGACTTTTATCCGCCAAATCGGCCGCGAGGTGACGTCGTCCATGCACCAACTGATCACGACGGATCTGTTCAAAGCGGGCCAAACCAATTCCGGGCCTTACATTGGTTTCTTTCTGACGTCGAAAGGATACGATGTTCTTAGGAAGGAGGAAGCGAAACCCGAGGACGACGCCTTTCGCCAAGGAATGGATGGCCGACCGCTCGGCGATCCCAATCGTGAAAGGTGGGACCCGACGTTCACGAGGAACATACACGCCTTGCTGATTTTAGCTGCTGACAATGAAGAACGGCAGAAAGAGCTTCACAAGATTTATCAAAATCGCATCAATGATACTGACGCCGCAGTGGAAGAGATCGGTTGGGAGATCGGCTCCCCTCAGCTCAATGACGATGGCAATCCGTTGGAGCACTTCGGATACGTGGACGGCCGCAGCCAGCCTCTGGCGCTTGTCGAAGATATCGAGCGTGAAAAAAACGAGAATGGCGGCATCGGAAAATGGGACCCATCAATTCCGCTGAATCAACTTCTGGTTCGGTGTCCTGGAGGACAATCCGATCTCAGCTTTGGAAGCTATTTCGTTTTTCGAAAATTAGAGCAAAACGTGAAAGGATTTAAAGAAGCTGAAAAAGAGCTTGGACACACCCTTGGCGACATTGACGAGCGGGCCGGAGCGAGCGTCGTTGGACGTTTCGAAAACGGGACGCCAGTCGCCAAATTTGACGATGAGCAACCCGTCAAAGTCAGAGGCAACGCTGGCGTGCTAAACAACTTCAATTACACTGGCGACGAGGATGGGCTGAAATGCCCATTCGCCGCCCACATTAGAAAAACAAACCCGAGATCGGATGAAAAAAACTCCAAAAGCATGTTGATGGCTCGCCGCGGAGTGACCTATGGGAACAGAACTGATGGACCAAATGACGACAACATGGACACAAAGCCGACGACAAACGTTGGCTTGCTGTTCATGGCTTATCAAAGCAGCATTGAGAATCAGTTTGAAGCCACACAAACCCGCGCCAACAAGCCAATCTTTAATGAACATCACACTGGCATCGACCCTGTCATTGGCGTGGCCGTCATCGAAAACGCGGGCCTGACAAAGGACGATCAAAATAAGCAGATCTATCCCAAGATTTGGGGTAAGGAACTAAGCAAGCCGACCGAGTTTTTTGGGTTCGTCAAGATGAAAGGCGGAGAATACTTCTTCGCCCCGTCCATTTCGTTCTTGCGCAGCATTTGA
- a CDS encoding site-specific integrase, giving the protein MAATIPRGIRVIDWKNADKSRSIRYRVRVERGDFVVDRSFSDLERAKLFLEDTKTPQGRLLIAQGRDRASLVVDEVERLAAEFIKEGRCTLSHAIDSYLRAYVNGKLESEVDKERVTAKAAKARLEFCKTVRVPYIKPGHVVPSGPLASLRQFAKGYDEKPIGDFYIDDLTEQETTEYINARLRAGKANSTIKRDIYALQSVVNKLRYTDNKAWKRLNGYNPFVQADKSKLKGGERRRRRIISDAEEEALLAELRKCRNPEMPMIFALAISTGMRRAELLGLRWSQVDLDRGVIHLNADQTKASEDRMVILLPEAREAFKAIPQVDDRVFHYKIEGFKTNFQRVLKRAGLTDIHMHDTRRSFISRVLKNITASPVAIADMVGARSVSNLERRTIDRIRQHEMIEAGAIKTEQELRWTVQHKDGQTTSRYANLAPERTE; this is encoded by the coding sequence ATGGCTGCAACCATCCCTCGCGGCATCCGAGTCATCGACTGGAAAAACGCCGACAAATCAAGATCCATCCGTTATCGAGTCCGAGTTGAGCGGGGCGACTTCGTCGTCGACCGCTCTTTTTCCGATTTGGAGCGCGCCAAGCTCTTCCTTGAAGACACCAAGACGCCTCAAGGCCGGCTGTTGATCGCCCAGGGCCGCGACCGCGCGAGCCTCGTGGTCGACGAGGTCGAGCGCCTCGCGGCGGAGTTTATTAAAGAAGGGCGCTGCACGCTCTCCCACGCGATCGACAGCTACCTGCGAGCCTACGTCAACGGCAAGCTCGAAAGCGAAGTCGACAAGGAGCGCGTCACCGCCAAAGCCGCCAAGGCTCGTCTGGAATTTTGTAAGACGGTGCGCGTCCCCTACATTAAGCCGGGACATGTCGTTCCTTCGGGTCCGCTAGCGTCGCTGAGGCAATTTGCCAAAGGCTACGACGAGAAGCCGATTGGTGACTTCTACATCGACGACCTGACCGAGCAAGAGACCACGGAATATATCAACGCCAGGCTTCGCGCCGGGAAGGCCAACAGCACGATCAAGCGCGACATCTATGCCTTGCAGTCCGTGGTTAACAAGCTGCGCTACACTGACAACAAGGCTTGGAAGCGCCTGAACGGCTACAACCCGTTTGTGCAGGCCGACAAATCCAAGCTCAAAGGCGGCGAGCGGCGGCGCCGGCGCATCATTAGTGACGCCGAGGAGGAGGCGCTGCTCGCCGAGCTGCGCAAGTGCCGCAACCCTGAGATGCCAATGATCTTCGCGCTGGCGATCTCCACCGGCATGCGCCGCGCGGAGCTGCTTGGATTGCGTTGGTCGCAAGTCGACCTTGACCGCGGGGTTATCCACCTAAATGCGGACCAGACCAAGGCCAGCGAGGATCGCATGGTGATCTTGCTGCCGGAAGCTCGGGAAGCGTTCAAGGCCATCCCACAGGTGGACGACCGGGTTTTCCACTACAAGATCGAAGGCTTCAAGACCAATTTTCAGCGGGTATTGAAGCGCGCTGGCCTCACGGATATTCACATGCACGACACCCGTCGTTCATTTATTTCGCGCGTCCTCAAAAACATCACCGCGTCGCCGGTGGCGATCGCCGACATGGTGGGGGCTCGCAGCGTGTCGAATCTTGAGCGCCGGACTATCGACCGCATTCGACAGCACGAGATGATCGAAGCTGGAGCGATCAAGACCGAACAAGAGTTGCGTTGGACGGTGCAGCATAAAGACGGCCAAACGACTTCGCGGTATGCGAATTTGGCTCCTGAGAGAACCGAATAA